Genomic window (Methanosphaera sp. WGK6):
TTGCAATAATAGCAATATATTTATCAGCAAAATGGAGTAGAGAAAATTTAAATGAAAAATACATACCACTACTTGCAGTATTATCTGCAGGAATTTTTGCAATAATGTCATTTAATTTACCAGTTCCCTTCGGATCTAGCGGTCATTTACTGGGAGCTGCATTAGTAGCAATAATTTTCTGTAGTCCTTATGCTGCAATTTTAGTGTTAACAGTTGTACTTTTAATACAAGCACTATTCTTTGGAGATGGCGGTATCACAGCTCTTGGAGCAAATATCGTAAATATGGGTGTTGTTGGTGGATTTGTAGGTTATTATGGATACATATCACTTAATAAAATAATTGGAAAATACCCTAGCGTATTTATAGCATCATGGGCTGCATGTTTTATAGCAGCATTAGTTGCTGCTATTGAAATGGCAATTAGTGGTACATTCCCATTAGATTTAGGAATATTTTATATGGGAGGATATCATGCCATGATTGGACTTATTGAAGCAGTGATTACTGTGATAATTATAAAAGGAATAGAATCAGTACGTCCAGACTTATTAGCATGGAATAGAAAAGGTGAATAATATGAATACAAAAAATGTTTACATAGGAATATTTGCTATAGCAATAATTATTTGTGTATTATCACCATTTTTAGCTTCAGGAGATCCTGATGGACTAGAAGCATCAGCCGAACATTTAAATCCAGATGCTTTAGAAGAAGAACAAGTTATAAGTCCAATTATGCCTGATTACACATTAGAAAATATGGAAGATAATCCACTAGTAGGAGTAGGTTGTTTAATTATTGGTGCTATAATATCTGTAGCATTAGCTTATGGTGTGTTTTACCTAATAAGTAATAAAAATTAACACAACCCCTTCTCTTTTTTAAAATATCATATACTACCCAATTTTAATCTATTTTTAACTAAGTACTCAAAATTATTTGAAATAAACTAAATATACATTCCTAGTTTAGTAGTATTATATTTAAATAATAAATAATACATAATAATTATACAACTAAAAATAAGATAAAGGAGGTGTTAATATAGTAGGTATTGATGAATTAAGACAACAAGAATATTTATCAAACCAAGATACAGTACTACATAATATAGATAGTAGAATAAAATTAATTGTACTTGTTCTTATTATATTATTTGCAGTTTCATCTAATAATTACATAACTTTCATCATGTTAGAATTATATCTGATAAGCTTAATCTTAATATCACGCATACCCCTGAAAGATGCACTAATTAGA
Coding sequences:
- the cbiM gene encoding cobalt transporter CbiM; translated protein: MHIPDGFISLPLCAILYIIAIIAIYLSAKWSRENLNEKYIPLLAVLSAGIFAIMSFNLPVPFGSSGHLLGAALVAIIFCSPYAAILVLTVVLLIQALFFGDGGITALGANIVNMGVVGGFVGYYGYISLNKIIGKYPSVFIASWAACFIAALVAAIEMAISGTFPLDLGIFYMGGYHAMIGLIEAVITVIIIKGIESVRPDLLAWNRKGE
- a CDS encoding PDGLE domain-containing protein; the encoded protein is MNTKNVYIGIFAIAIIICVLSPFLASGDPDGLEASAEHLNPDALEEEQVISPIMPDYTLENMEDNPLVGVGCLIIGAIISVALAYGVFYLISNKN